From the Gymnogyps californianus isolate 813 chromosome 2, ASM1813914v2, whole genome shotgun sequence genome, one window contains:
- the SNRNP48 gene encoding U11/U12 small nuclear ribonucleoprotein 48 kDa protein, producing the protein MGYSAEEEAEMYDSSFFYENLKVPTVAMDKDLQFHIVKQARAQSAKEGTGYSEGSYSLLPVEVPQNHKRFTCDLTQADRLALYDYVVEETKKQRSRSQITENDSDLFVDLAAKITQDDSQKGPKSHLEILAEMRDYKRRRQSYRAKNVHITKKSYTEVIRDVIGVHMEELSNHWQEENRLDNAEICEGGKSKSSGRKEDRRSASVDSRQSGGSCKDTERTRHRRETSRSPNKRKRSRERGKDRDSRRKRERDEDKYHSHKRRK; encoded by the exons ATGGGCTACTCCGCCGAGGAGGAG GCTGAGATGTACGACTCCAGCTTTTTCTACGAAAACCTGAAGGTTCCCACCGTCGCCATGG ATAAAGATCTACAGTTTCACATTGTTAAGCAAGCTAGAGCTCAAAGTGCGAAAGAAGGTACAGGCTACAGCGAAG GATCTTACTCATTACTGCCTGTAGAAGTTCCTCAAAATCACAAGCGTTTCACCTGTGACCTGACTCAAGCTGATCGCCTTGCTCTTTATGATTATGTTGTtgaggaaacaaagaaacagaggtCTAGATcccaaataacagaaaatgacagTGATCTCTTTGTGGATTTAGCAGCGAAAATCACCCAAG ATGATAGTCAGAAAGGTCCAAAGTCCCATCTTGAAATTCTGGCTGAAATGCGAGACTACAAAAGGCGGCGGCAGTCATACAGGGCTAAGAATGTTCATATAACAAAGAAGTCTTACACGGAG GTGATTCGGGATGTGATTGGTGTGCATATGGAAGAACTCAGCAATCACTGGCAGGAGGAGAATAGGTTGGATAATGCAGAGATATGTGAAGGAGGGAAGTCAAAATCTTCAGGAAG aaaggaagacaggCGGTCAGCTTCAGTGGACTCACGACAGTCTGGAGGAAGCTGTAAGGATACTGAACGCACCAGACATAGGAGAGAGACCAGCAGGAGTCCAAATAAACGAAAAAGGAGTCGCGAAAGAGGCAAAGACAGAGATTCTcggagaaaaagagagag ggATGAAGACAAGTACCACAgccataaaagaagaaagtag